The DNA region AGGTCGATGTCGTGAGGGAAGATCTGGATGAGCCCGCGCCGGCGCTTCGGCGCGAGTGAGCAGAACTGGACCTGCCACCGGTTGTGGGCCTTGATCCCCTCCCAGCGCAGCGCGAGATCTTCTTTGGTCCGGGGGAGGCTGATGGTGATGTTCGGCACGGTCGGGAAGAAAGGTGGCACCGTGTTGGGGAACAGGATCTCCGCCGATACGCCGTCCGCATCCACCTCGGACATACGGAACTCGCTGTCCCAGTTCCGCTTCGCGGTCGCGATCATCAGGTCGTCGAACGGGCTGACGTATGTGGCGGCCCAGCGCTCGAACTCGTCGTGCAGCCGGGAGGGCAGGTACTGCTTGTACTCGTGCAACTCGGCGCCGGCGTGAGTGTCGGCGGAGATGACGACGTAGCGGTCGATCGTGTCCCAGGTCGCGCCCATGCGGTAACCCTCCTTAGGTCCAGAGTAGCGAGATTGTTTGACTCAGGTCAAATAACTTCAGGCTTGGCTCTCATGCCGTCACCCGGGCCGAAGCACCCGCGCTCACGTCTATCACCGCACCCGTTATGTGCGCTGCGGAGGGTCCGGAGAGGAACACCACGACCGCCGACAGCTCGGCGGGATCGAGCAATGCCTGGGGCTGAACGTGGAGCATTCCGAGGAAGACCTTCGCGTCCTCGATGGTGGGCTCGGCGAGGTCGGGGCGCACCTTGCGGATGAGGGCGTCGTTGTTGACCATGGGGGTGTCGACGTTGCCGGGAGCGATCGCGTTGACGGTTATACCGAACGGAGCGAGGTCCTGCGCCGCTGACTTCGTGAGACCGATGACCCCCCACTTCGAAGCCACGTAGGCACCGACTCCGCCGGTCGCGCCGCGCCCCATCATCGACGAGACGGTCACGATCCTCCCGTACTTCCGGCCGATCATGATCGGGGCCACGGCGCGCATCGAGTTGAAGACGCCGGTCAGATTCACGGCGAGGACGTCCTGCCAGCGCCCGGGGTCGGAGGCCTGGATTGGATCGCCTCCGCTGATGCCGGCGTTGGCCACGAGGATGTCGATCCGGCCTAGCTCGCTGTTGACCGAATGCGCTGCGCTCTCCATCTGCGCCGCGTCCCGTACATCCGCGGTGATCGGCACACAACGACCTCCCTCTTTTTCCACCAGAGCCACCGTCTCCTCCAGATCGGATGCGGTCGCTAGCGGGTAGTCGATGCTCGTCAGGTTCTCGCACATGTCGACGATCGCC from Acidimicrobiales bacterium includes:
- a CDS encoding mycofactocin-coupled SDR family oxidoreductase; the encoded protein is MSTKQFDGQVAMITGGARGMGRSHALAFARQGADVAIVDMCENLTSIDYPLATASDLEETVALVEKEGGRCVPITADVRDAAQMESAAHSVNSELGRIDILVANAGISGGDPIQASDPGRWQDVLAVNLTGVFNSMRAVAPIMIGRKYGRIVTVSSMMGRGATGGVGAYVASKWGVIGLTKSAAQDLAPFGITVNAIAPGNVDTPMVNNDALIRKVRPDLAEPTIEDAKVFLGMLHVQPQALLDPAELSAVVVFLSGPSAAHITGAVIDVSAGASARVTA